A single window of Granulibacter bethesdensis DNA harbors:
- the mrdA gene encoding penicillin-binding protein 2 — protein sequence MKREIKRSGVFTRRALALAGLQVGVIGTLAAKLYQVQVVEGQRYALLAKTNHISERLIAPPRGHVLDRFGRPVATNRLHWLATLMTEETEDPDATLDNFHRLIPLDDHDRARIARDIRRHRRFIPVVIKDYLSWEEMALIEVNAPDLPGIAIDVGTTRVYPYGETLAHVVGYVAPPSEHDMGDDPILALPGVRIGRAGLEKFHDQPLRGRAGAMQLEVSAVGRVIRELDRQEGMPGSEVSLTIDAELQRSVIARLGDESASAVVLDAKNGEVLAMATNPSFDPSLFDHGVSQDQWKEWTRNRRAPLINKAVAGIYSPGSTFKMCVAMAGMESQLIGAGDRVFCPGYIDVGTARFHCWSKYGHGSVDMHQALKFSCDVYFYEVARRVGMDRIANVANRMGLGVDLGIELPNAKRGLIPTRAWRAAKGHPWNIGDTIVAGIGQGYIQVTPLQLATYTARLATGRAVQPHLTRSIGGTVGGGTRPEDWPALDIPQAALKAARGGMFAVVNEQHGTAPLARLPLPVQMAGKTGSTQVRRVSRELRERGNFKSENLPWEFRPHALFVAYAPYDDPQYALAVVVEHGNAGAQAAAPVARDIMMDVLSRDPANKKPGQTIAEKG from the coding sequence ATGAAGCGGGAAATCAAACGCAGCGGTGTCTTTACGCGACGGGCTTTGGCTCTGGCCGGCCTGCAGGTTGGTGTGATCGGTACGCTGGCGGCCAAACTGTATCAGGTGCAGGTCGTGGAGGGGCAACGCTATGCGCTGCTGGCCAAAACCAACCATATCAGCGAGCGCCTGATCGCGCCTCCGCGTGGTCATGTGCTGGATCGTTTCGGCAGGCCGGTTGCCACCAACAGGCTGCATTGGCTGGCGACTCTGATGACGGAGGAAACCGAAGATCCGGATGCCACACTGGATAATTTCCACCGATTGATCCCCCTGGATGATCATGACCGCGCCCGCATAGCCCGCGATATACGTCGTCATCGCCGCTTTATCCCTGTTGTCATCAAGGATTACCTCAGCTGGGAAGAAATGGCGCTGATTGAGGTTAATGCGCCCGATCTGCCCGGGATTGCGATTGATGTCGGCACAACCCGCGTTTACCCGTACGGTGAGACGCTGGCGCATGTCGTCGGATATGTTGCCCCACCCAGCGAGCACGATATGGGTGATGATCCGATCCTTGCTTTGCCGGGGGTGCGGATTGGGCGGGCCGGGTTGGAGAAATTTCATGATCAGCCGCTTCGTGGTCGTGCGGGGGCGATGCAGCTGGAAGTCAGCGCCGTCGGACGTGTGATCCGAGAGCTCGACCGGCAGGAAGGCATGCCCGGCAGCGAGGTCAGCCTTACGATTGACGCTGAATTACAACGCTCTGTCATAGCGCGGCTGGGGGATGAAAGTGCCAGCGCCGTGGTTCTGGATGCGAAAAACGGGGAGGTGCTGGCCATGGCCACCAATCCTTCCTTTGATCCATCCCTTTTCGATCATGGTGTTTCTCAGGACCAGTGGAAAGAATGGACCCGCAACCGCCGTGCGCCGTTGATCAACAAGGCCGTGGCCGGGATCTACTCACCCGGATCGACCTTCAAGATGTGTGTGGCAATGGCGGGTATGGAGTCCCAGCTCATCGGGGCGGGCGACCGGGTGTTCTGCCCCGGCTATATCGATGTCGGGACAGCACGCTTCCATTGCTGGTCCAAATACGGCCATGGCTCGGTCGATATGCATCAGGCACTGAAATTTTCGTGTGATGTCTATTTTTATGAGGTCGCACGTCGGGTCGGGATGGACCGTATTGCCAACGTGGCAAATCGGATGGGTTTGGGAGTCGATCTGGGGATCGAGCTGCCAAATGCCAAGCGAGGATTGATTCCCACCCGTGCATGGCGGGCAGCAAAGGGACATCCGTGGAATATCGGTGATACCATCGTCGCCGGGATCGGCCAGGGCTATATTCAGGTCACGCCTCTGCAACTGGCGACTTATACGGCCCGCCTGGCCACCGGACGGGCCGTACAGCCGCATCTGACCAGAAGCATCGGTGGTACGGTGGGAGGCGGCACAAGACCCGAGGATTGGCCGGCGCTCGATATTCCTCAGGCTGCCCTTAAAGCGGCACGGGGGGGGATGTTCGCGGTTGTGAATGAGCAGCATGGTACCGCACCACTGGCACGACTTCCCCTGCCAGTGCAGATGGCCGGAAAAACTGGCTCTACGCAGGTCCGTCGCGTTTCCCGTGAATTGCGTGAGCGCGGTAATTTTAAATCCGAAAATCTGCCATGGGAATTCAGGCCGCATGCGCTGTTTGTCGCATATGCGCCTTATGATGATCCCCAATATGCACTGGCAGTCGTGGTGGAACATGGGAATGCGGGTGCCCAGGCCGCAGCCCCGGTGGCAAGGGACATCATGATGGATGTGCTCTCACGCGATCCGGCCAATAAAAAACCCGGGCAGACAATCGCGGAGAAAGGATAA